One genomic window of Deinococcus aetherius includes the following:
- a CDS encoding deoxyguanosinetriphosphate triphosphohydrolase family protein: MLAAIYDWFNAHDTERRYLSEATGAEGDRRDPYERDRARVIHSSAFRRLQGKSQIFAAGWSGFLRTRVTHAMEVAQIARAIATNHGLPGGLAEAAALAHDLGHPPFGHNGEDALHACMRPYGGFEGNAQTYRILTRLEPLTTRHPGVNVTRATLLGVLKYPGGRGGVPAMYEDDARLDGGWLYGGELGGEDPLPRSVICQIMDWADDIAYSLHDLEDGIRSGLLSHHALVTGEAVSRVTERARRAHPELDEDFVGSVLRVLHARLDDGTSIAPATARVREVEAAYVNRFVTATNIETHGTPRSAFDFTLALPSEVRLECAVLKAITQELILRDQRTGVYARQATGTITDLFGLLLETAMGDLDDVRAAVLPREVRESLRQSPSERARARIVCDFIADMTDAQASQYHQRLFGAPQSSPFAPL; encoded by the coding sequence GTGCTGGCCGCCATCTACGACTGGTTCAACGCCCACGACACCGAGCGCCGCTACCTCAGCGAGGCGACGGGGGCGGAGGGTGACCGCCGTGACCCCTACGAGCGCGACCGGGCGCGCGTCATCCACTCCAGCGCCTTTCGCCGCCTCCAGGGCAAGAGCCAGATCTTCGCGGCGGGGTGGTCGGGCTTCCTGCGCACGCGGGTCACGCACGCGATGGAGGTCGCGCAGATCGCCCGCGCCATCGCCACCAACCACGGGCTGCCCGGTGGGCTCGCCGAGGCGGCCGCACTCGCGCACGACCTCGGGCACCCGCCCTTCGGGCACAACGGGGAGGACGCCCTGCACGCCTGCATGCGGCCCTACGGCGGCTTCGAGGGCAACGCGCAGACGTACCGCATCCTGACCCGGTTAGAGCCCCTCACCACCCGGCACCCCGGCGTGAACGTCACCCGGGCGACCCTGCTCGGCGTGCTGAAGTACCCCGGCGGGCGCGGCGGCGTGCCCGCGATGTACGAGGATGACGCCCGCCTCGACGGGGGCTGGCTGTACGGGGGCGAGCTGGGCGGCGAGGACCCCCTCCCGCGCAGCGTGATCTGCCAGATCATGGACTGGGCGGACGACATCGCCTACAGCCTGCACGACCTCGAAGACGGCATCCGCAGCGGCCTGCTGTCGCACCACGCGCTCGTGACGGGCGAGGCGGTCTCCCGGGTGACCGAGCGGGCGCGGCGGGCCCACCCCGAACTCGACGAGGACTTCGTGGGGTCGGTGCTGCGCGTGCTGCACGCCCGGCTCGACGACGGCACGAGCATCGCGCCCGCCACCGCCCGAGTGCGCGAGGTGGAGGCCGCCTACGTCAACCGCTTCGTGACGGCCACGAACATCGAGACGCACGGCACGCCGAGGAGTGCTTTCGACTTCACGCTCGCCCTGCCGTCCGAGGTGCGGCTGGAGTGCGCGGTTCTCAAGGCGATCACCCAGGAACTCATCTTGCGCGACCAGCGCACCGGGGTGTACGCCCGGCAGGCCACCGGCACGATCACCGATCTCTTCGGCCTGCTGCTGGAGACGGCGATGGGCGACCTCGACGACGTGCGCGCGGCGGTGCTCCCCCGCGAGGTGCGCGAGAGCCTGAGGCAAAGCCCCTCCGAGCGGGCCCGGGCCCGGATCGTGTGCGACTTCATCGCCGACATGACGGACGCGCAGGCCTCCCAGTACCACCAGCGCCTCTTCGGCGCCCCGCAGAGCTCACCCTTCGCGCCGCTGTGA
- a CDS encoding cytidine/deoxycytidylate deaminase family protein: protein MISAADQALVERGKALIASLPADENHTVAAIVRDAEGRLFEGINLYHFTGGPCAEPVALAVAVARQAAPLELIVAVGNRDRGVLAPCGRCRQILFDYHPNIDVLVPDGGQVRRVGIRELLPYTYDWHAENEG from the coding sequence ATGATCTCTGCCGCTGATCAAGCCCTGGTGGAAAGGGGAAAGGCCCTCATTGCCTCCCTCCCCGCCGACGAGAACCATACGGTCGCCGCGATAGTCCGCGACGCTGAAGGTCGGTTGTTCGAGGGGATCAACCTGTACCACTTCACGGGCGGTCCCTGTGCCGAGCCGGTGGCTCTGGCTGTTGCCGTCGCGCGACAGGCTGCCCCGTTGGAGTTGATCGTCGCGGTGGGCAACCGTGACCGCGGTGTCCTGGCTCCCTGTGGACGGTGCAGGCAAATTCTGTTCGACTACCACCCGAACATCGATGTCCTCGTCCCCGACGGCGGGCAGGTGCGGCGCGTCGGCATCCGCGAGCTGTTGCCCTATACCTACGACTGGCACGCCGAGAACGAGGGGTAA
- a CDS encoding CoA-acylating methylmalonate-semialdehyde dehydrogenase, whose product MTSTAQKPAVLTLTHWLSGKPAEGTSGRTAPVYNPATGQVQAQVPLASREEVDQAVEIAAAAAKTWRAAPLGKRAEVLFRFRDLLDRNRDELARILTREHGKVHADALGEIARGIENVEYACGVPNLLKGGYSEQASTGVDVYSIQQPLGVVAGITPFNFPAMVPLWMMANALACGNAFILKPSERDPSASLFLAELLKEAGLPDGVFSVVHGDKEAVDALLEHPGIAAVSFVGSTPIARSIYQKGTAHGKRVQALGGAKNHMLVLPDADVGMAADAAVSAAYGSAGERCMAISVLVAVGDVGDALVSAIQERLPALKVGPGDQPGNEMGPLITREHRDRVAGYIESARGQGATVVVDGREQPFEGDGFFLGVSLLDHVTPEMDAYQDEIFGPVLCVVRSSSYEEGLKLINENQYGNGTAIFTRDGGAARKFQFEVEVGMVGINVPIPVPVAYYSFGGWKASLFGDSHMYGPEGIKFYTRSKVVTSRWPDPASSRVDLGFPQNR is encoded by the coding sequence ATGACCAGCACCGCCCAAAAGCCCGCCGTCCTCACCCTCACCCACTGGCTCTCGGGCAAACCGGCTGAGGGCACCTCCGGACGCACCGCCCCCGTCTACAACCCGGCGACGGGGCAGGTACAGGCCCAAGTGCCCCTCGCCAGCCGCGAAGAAGTGGATCAGGCTGTCGAGATCGCCGCGGCTGCGGCCAAGACATGGCGTGCCGCGCCCCTAGGCAAGCGTGCCGAAGTCCTCTTCCGCTTCCGCGACCTGCTGGACCGCAACCGCGACGAACTTGCCCGTATCCTGACCCGTGAGCACGGCAAAGTTCATGCCGACGCGCTGGGCGAGATCGCGCGAGGCATCGAGAACGTGGAGTACGCCTGCGGAGTGCCGAACCTGCTCAAGGGCGGCTACTCCGAGCAGGCGAGCACGGGCGTGGACGTGTACTCCATCCAGCAGCCGCTCGGCGTCGTGGCGGGCATCACGCCCTTCAACTTCCCGGCGATGGTGCCGCTGTGGATGATGGCGAACGCGCTCGCGTGCGGAAACGCCTTCATCCTCAAGCCCAGCGAGCGGGACCCCAGCGCGAGCCTCTTCCTGGCGGAACTGTTGAAGGAAGCGGGATTGCCCGACGGCGTGTTCAGCGTCGTCCACGGCGACAAGGAGGCGGTGGACGCCCTGCTGGAGCATCCCGGCATCGCCGCCGTGAGCTTCGTGGGCAGCACGCCCATCGCGCGGAGCATCTACCAGAAGGGCACCGCGCACGGCAAGCGGGTACAGGCCCTCGGCGGGGCGAAGAACCACATGCTCGTCCTCCCCGATGCCGACGTGGGCATGGCCGCCGACGCCGCCGTCTCTGCCGCGTACGGCTCGGCGGGCGAGCGGTGCATGGCGATCTCCGTCCTCGTGGCCGTTGGTGACGTGGGTGATGCCCTCGTGTCGGCCATTCAGGAACGCCTGCCCGCCCTCAAGGTCGGCCCCGGGGACCAGCCCGGCAACGAGATGGGCCCCCTGATCACCCGCGAGCACCGCGACCGGGTGGCGGGGTATATCGAGAGCGCGCGGGGCCAGGGCGCGACGGTGGTGGTGGACGGGCGCGAGCAGCCCTTCGAGGGGGACGGCTTCTTCCTGGGCGTGTCGCTCCTCGACCACGTGACGCCCGAGATGGACGCCTACCAGGACGAGATTTTCGGCCCCGTTCTCTGTGTGGTGCGCTCGAGCAGCTACGAAGAGGGCCTGAAACTCATCAACGAGAATCAGTACGGCAACGGCACGGCCATCTTCACCCGGGACGGCGGGGCGGCCCGGAAATTCCAGTTCGAGGTCGAGGTCGGCATGGTGGGCATCAATGTGCCCATCCCCGTGCCGGTGGCTTACTACTCCTTCGGCGGCTGGAAGGCGAGCCTTTTCGGGGACAGCCACATGTACGGGCCGGAGGGGATCAAGTTCTACACCCGCTCCAAGGTCGTCACCTCGCGCTGGCCCGACCCCGCGAGCAGCCGGGTGGACCTGGGCTTCCCGCAGAACCGGTAG
- a CDS encoding PucR family transcriptional regulator, with the protein MLPTLRELLTLPAFTGAEVLSGHARLGEPVTWVHVSEIPDAARFLSGGELLLSVGAPLVNAAEEASHAYIRSLAERGASGLALELVREVREPPPAVLGAARLYDFPLLVFRQEVNFAQLTRAAHARILRQPAEHGEPSLAPLLDALAETGRSRAFLEAQLGPLLVLPTRARVTLIGTLAALLETNFNMAESARRLGVRRQTVYYRLEQLRAMLGDLDSPRRQLGLHLALELSRSEVAEAVPMPTER; encoded by the coding sequence ATGCTCCCCACCCTGCGCGAACTCCTGACCCTCCCGGCCTTCACGGGCGCGGAGGTGCTGAGTGGTCACGCCCGGCTGGGGGAACCGGTGACCTGGGTGCATGTCTCGGAAATCCCAGACGCCGCCCGGTTCCTCAGCGGCGGTGAGCTGCTGCTGTCGGTCGGCGCTCCCCTGGTCAATGCAGCGGAGGAGGCGAGCCACGCCTACATCCGCTCGCTGGCCGAGCGAGGGGCGAGCGGGCTGGCCCTCGAACTCGTGCGGGAGGTGCGGGAGCCGCCGCCCGCCGTGCTGGGGGCCGCCCGGCTCTACGACTTCCCGCTCCTCGTCTTCCGGCAGGAGGTCAACTTCGCCCAGCTCACCCGGGCGGCCCACGCGCGCATCCTCCGGCAACCTGCCGAACACGGGGAGCCCAGCCTCGCGCCCCTTCTCGACGCCCTGGCCGAGACGGGGCGCAGCCGGGCCTTTTTGGAGGCGCAACTCGGGCCACTCCTCGTCCTTCCGACCCGGGCGCGAGTCACCCTGATCGGCACCCTGGCCGCCCTGCTGGAGACGAACTTCAATATGGCGGAGTCGGCGAGGCGACTTGGCGTGCGCCGTCAGACCGTGTACTACCGCCTGGAGCAGTTGCGGGCGATGCTCGGCGACCTCGACTCACCCCGGCGACAACTCGGCCTCCACCTCGCCCTGGAACTCAGCCGCAGCGAGGTGGCCGAGGCGGTGCCGATGCCCACGGAGCGTTAG
- a CDS encoding glycosyltransferase family 2 protein: MTVSRRPAAPLGIHASKSAGARPTVSVVVPAMNEADNLPHVLPAIPAWVDEVILVDGHSTDGTVAVAYGLLPGIRVIPQPGRGKGNALRAGFAAATGDIVVMIDADGSTDPGEIGTFVRHLRAGADFVKGSRFLQGAGTDDISRIRGLGNACITWAVRTLFGGRYSDLCYGYNAFWRSVLPELDLDSDGFEIETLMGIRALRAGLRVVEVHSFEHPRLYGTSNLHAARDGWRIFKVILRERFFRRAPRRAPARSAHAQ, translated from the coding sequence ATGACTGTGTCCAGACGTCCGGCTGCCCCCCTCGGAATCCACGCCAGCAAGAGCGCCGGCGCCAGACCGACCGTCAGCGTGGTAGTGCCCGCGATGAACGAGGCGGACAACCTCCCTCACGTGCTGCCCGCCATTCCCGCCTGGGTGGACGAGGTGATTCTGGTGGACGGCCACTCCACGGACGGGACCGTCGCGGTGGCCTACGGGCTGCTGCCGGGCATCCGCGTCATTCCGCAGCCGGGACGGGGCAAGGGCAACGCGCTGCGCGCCGGTTTCGCCGCAGCGACCGGGGACATTGTGGTCATGATCGACGCCGACGGGAGCACCGACCCCGGCGAGATCGGCACGTTCGTCCGGCACCTTCGCGCGGGCGCCGACTTCGTCAAAGGCTCGCGCTTTCTGCAAGGGGCGGGCACAGACGACATCTCGCGCATTCGCGGCCTCGGCAACGCCTGCATCACTTGGGCCGTGCGCACGTTGTTCGGCGGGCGCTACTCGGACCTGTGCTACGGCTACAACGCCTTCTGGCGCTCGGTCCTGCCCGAGCTGGACCTCGACAGCGACGGCTTCGAGATCGAGACGCTGATGGGCATCCGCGCCCTGAGGGCGGGGCTGCGCGTCGTCGAGGTGCACAGCTTCGAGCACCCGCGCCTGTACGGGACGAGCAACCTCCACGCCGCGCGGGACGGCTGGCGCATCTTCAAGGTGATCTTGCGCGAACGGTTTTTCAGACGTGCGCCGCGCCGCGCCCCCGCGCGATCCGCCCATGCCCAGTAG
- a CDS encoding aminotransferase class III-fold pyridoxal phosphate-dependent enzyme, whose amino-acid sequence MPEPRPDTQQVIAENREYTLFSWSVQGQANPIHMTGGKGSHFYDGDGNTWLDFSSQLININVGHQHPKVLQAIKDQVDQMCFAGPSFATDVRAELGKKLAEVTGLAKSFFTLGGSEANENAIKMAKLYTGRDKIITRYRSYHGATMGSMSASGDPRRWPVEPGIPGIVRVFDPYMYRPPMGGSAEEWEDGCITHIEEVIQMEGPHTIAAMLVEGITGSNGLLIPPDSYYPRLRALLDKYGILLIDDEVMSGFGRTGKWLATQHYGIVPDIVTCAKGLTSGYMPLGAVIVNQKIADHFEKNFLAGGLTYSGHPVSLAAAIANLKVYEEENLFEHTLELGAYLGERLEAMKRKYACVGDVRYIGLFSVLELVKDKKTKEPLAPFNGTSPEMAKLAAYLKSKHVYAFSRFNMVWVCPPLVITKEELDAGLDVYEEALALVDEMIGAPVAAD is encoded by the coding sequence ATGCCGGAACCCAGACCCGACACCCAACAGGTCATCGCCGAGAACCGCGAATACACCCTCTTCTCGTGGAGCGTGCAGGGGCAGGCCAACCCCATCCATATGACGGGCGGGAAGGGCAGCCACTTCTACGACGGCGACGGCAACACCTGGCTCGACTTCTCCTCGCAGCTCATCAACATCAACGTGGGGCACCAGCATCCGAAGGTTTTGCAGGCCATCAAGGATCAGGTGGACCAGATGTGCTTCGCCGGGCCGTCCTTCGCTACCGATGTGCGCGCGGAGCTGGGCAAGAAGCTCGCGGAAGTGACTGGCCTCGCCAAGAGCTTCTTCACCCTGGGCGGCTCCGAGGCCAATGAGAACGCCATCAAGATGGCGAAGCTCTACACCGGGCGCGACAAGATCATCACCCGTTACCGCTCCTACCACGGGGCGACGATGGGCTCCATGAGCGCCTCGGGCGATCCCCGGCGCTGGCCGGTGGAGCCGGGCATTCCCGGGATCGTGCGGGTGTTCGACCCCTACATGTACCGCCCGCCGATGGGCGGCAGCGCCGAGGAGTGGGAGGACGGCTGCATCACCCACATTGAGGAAGTCATTCAAATGGAGGGCCCCCACACCATCGCGGCCATGCTGGTGGAGGGCATCACGGGCAGCAACGGCCTGCTGATCCCGCCCGACAGCTACTACCCCCGGTTGCGGGCGCTGCTCGACAAGTACGGCATCCTCCTGATCGACGACGAGGTGATGAGCGGCTTCGGGCGCACCGGCAAGTGGCTCGCCACCCAGCACTACGGCATCGTGCCCGACATCGTGACCTGCGCCAAGGGCCTCACGAGCGGGTACATGCCGCTGGGCGCCGTCATCGTCAACCAGAAGATCGCCGACCACTTCGAGAAGAACTTTCTGGCGGGCGGCCTGACGTACAGCGGCCATCCGGTGTCCCTGGCCGCCGCCATCGCCAACCTCAAGGTGTACGAGGAGGAAAATCTCTTCGAGCACACGCTGGAATTGGGAGCCTACCTGGGCGAGCGCCTGGAGGCTATGAAACGCAAGTACGCCTGCGTGGGCGACGTGCGGTACATCGGCCTCTTCAGCGTGCTGGAACTCGTGAAGGACAAGAAGACGAAGGAGCCGCTGGCCCCCTTCAACGGCACCTCGCCGGAGATGGCGAAGCTTGCCGCTTACCTCAAGTCCAAGCACGTCTACGCCTTCAGCCGCTTCAACATGGTCTGGGTCTGCCCGCCCCTCGTGATCACGAAGGAGGAGCTGGACGCCGGGCTCGACGTGTACGAGGAGGCGCTGGCCCTCGTGGACGAGATGATCGGGGCTCCGGTGGCGGCAGACTGA
- a CDS encoding alpha/beta hydrolase family protein, with protein MSVLSWRSCLLALSSLLALGGGAPAQTASPTSTSPAYPGAPRPDAPELSARGPHAVGVRTLSLVRRDVPDIARAAAMSPAPNPLPRYDRPLTVEVWYPATLAAGQAQATEYRDALGSGPGDPKRPVVPFTFPGRAARDAAPAAQGGPYPLVIFSHGYPGSRYLMSRLAENLASKGYVVASIDHTDSTHADKAAFASTLLNRAPDDQAVLDGVAALASAGSGFLRGLVDANNTALVGYSMGGYGALNFAGAGFAPQVLGFVPGGALASRGVGAYRVDPRLKAVVAFAPWGGDAAVRSAGINNAARFGFWDAAGLGGLRVPTLFIVGDHDDVSGYEGGVKALFENAVNADRHLLVYQNARHNVAPNPPPAASLGKPEEYAHYAEPVWDMERLNDLNAHFVTAFLNLRLKGDAGAAAYLDGTSWKGFPARSALGIELRHLPPR; from the coding sequence ATGTCTGTCCTGTCCTGGCGTTCCTGTCTGCTGGCCCTGTCCTCGCTGCTCGCCCTGGGCGGCGGGGCACCGGCCCAGACCGCTTCCCCCACCTCGACCAGCCCGGCCTACCCCGGCGCCCCACGCCCGGACGCCCCCGAGCTGAGTGCGCGCGGCCCACACGCGGTGGGAGTGCGAACCCTCTCGCTCGTGCGGCGGGACGTGCCGGACATCGCGCGGGCGGCGGCCATGTCACCCGCGCCCAACCCGCTCCCGCGCTACGACCGCCCGCTCACCGTGGAGGTGTGGTACCCGGCCACCCTGGCCGCCGGGCAGGCGCAGGCCACCGAGTACCGGGACGCGCTGGGCAGCGGGCCCGGGGACCCGAAGCGGCCCGTCGTGCCCTTCACCTTTCCGGGGCGGGCTGCCCGCGACGCCGCGCCCGCCGCTCAGGGTGGTCCCTACCCGCTCGTCATCTTCTCGCACGGGTACCCCGGCAGCCGCTACCTGATGAGCCGCCTCGCCGAGAACCTGGCGAGCAAGGGCTACGTGGTGGCCTCCATCGACCACACCGACAGCACCCACGCCGACAAGGCGGCCTTCGCCAGCACCCTCCTCAACCGCGCCCCGGACGACCAGGCGGTGCTCGACGGGGTGGCGGCCCTGGCCTCGGCCGGAAGCGGTTTCCTGCGCGGCCTCGTGGACGCGAACAACACGGCGCTGGTGGGCTACAGCATGGGGGGCTACGGGGCGCTCAACTTCGCGGGCGCGGGCTTCGCCCCCCAGGTGCTCGGCTTCGTGCCGGGCGGGGCGCTCGCCTCGCGCGGGGTGGGGGCCTACCGGGTGGACCCGCGCCTCAAGGCGGTCGTGGCCTTCGCCCCCTGGGGCGGGGACGCCGCCGTGCGGTCGGCGGGCATCAACAACGCGGCCCGCTTCGGCTTCTGGGACGCCGCCGGGCTGGGCGGCCTGCGGGTCCCGACCCTCTTCATCGTGGGCGACCACGACGACGTGTCCGGTTACGAGGGTGGGGTGAAGGCCCTCTTCGAGAACGCGGTGAACGCCGACCGCCACCTGCTCGTGTACCAGAACGCCCGCCACAACGTCGCGCCCAACCCGCCCCCGGCGGCGAGCCTGGGGAAGCCCGAGGAGTACGCCCACTACGCCGAGCCCGTCTGGGACATGGAGCGCCTGAACGACCTCAACGCGCACTTCGTCACGGCCTTCCTGAACCTGCGCCTCAAGGGCGACGCCGGGGCCGCCGCCTACCTCGACGGCACCTCCTGGAAGGGGTTCCCGGCCCGCAGCGCGCTCGGCATCGAGCTGCGCCACCTCCCGCCCCGGTAG
- a CDS encoding NAD(P)/FAD-dependent oxidoreductase gives MPDLYARRTADVIGAGQARPRPLRLLLVGGGHANVALLKAARRWTRRGVRVTLVSDARHLYASGMTPESLGGVYSAEDVRIDLLRWCLVNHVAFVQARVTGLDVVARTARTSQGDILPCDLAVFDIGATNPLRDRAGSAVLTKPLHHIGRLRAWLEGGSSSGPPRSLVVVGGGPAGTEVLLNVSARWGRRTGPGALGLTLVHPGGRLMPQFAPGLGRRAEHLLRGRGVRVLLNTRVERVEEGAVVLEGGERLPGDVVLWATGTRGQALFGEAGLPVDGQGYVQVDRRLRVLGQPWLFAAGDCAVMEGRRLDRSGVNAVAQGLVLRGHLDRLVNAWQAGRDPAGVSLSPFRPYPVAPYLISTGTPEGMLALGPRVGLRGRPLLWCKHLADRVWVGRYRFPA, from the coding sequence GTGCCCGACCTGTATGCCCGGCGAACGGCGGACGTGATCGGTGCGGGGCAAGCTCGCCCGCGACCCCTGCGCCTGCTGCTCGTGGGCGGCGGGCACGCGAACGTGGCGCTCCTCAAGGCCGCGCGCCGCTGGACCCGCCGGGGCGTCCGGGTCACGCTGGTGAGCGACGCCCGGCACCTCTACGCCTCGGGCATGACCCCGGAGTCCCTCGGCGGCGTCTACTCTGCGGAGGACGTGCGGATCGACCTGCTGCGCTGGTGCCTGGTCAACCACGTCGCGTTCGTCCAGGCGCGGGTGACGGGCCTCGACGTGGTCGCCCGGACCGCCCGCACCAGCCAGGGCGACATCCTTCCCTGCGATCTCGCCGTCTTCGACATCGGTGCCACGAACCCCCTGCGGGACCGGGCGGGGAGCGCGGTGCTCACCAAGCCCCTGCACCACATCGGGCGCCTGAGGGCCTGGCTGGAAGGGGGCTCCTCCTCCGGGCCGCCGCGCTCGCTCGTCGTCGTGGGCGGCGGCCCCGCCGGAACGGAGGTGCTGCTCAACGTCAGCGCCCGCTGGGGGCGCCGGACCGGCCCGGGCGCGCTGGGCCTTACGCTGGTGCATCCCGGAGGCCGCCTGATGCCGCAGTTCGCGCCCGGCCTGGGCCGCCGGGCCGAGCACCTGCTGCGCGGGCGCGGGGTGCGCGTCCTGCTGAACACCCGGGTCGAGCGGGTCGAGGAGGGCGCCGTGGTGCTGGAAGGCGGGGAACGGCTTCCCGGGGACGTGGTGCTGTGGGCCACCGGCACGCGCGGGCAGGCCCTCTTCGGGGAGGCGGGTCTCCCGGTGGACGGGCAGGGGTACGTGCAGGTCGACCGTCGCCTGCGGGTGCTCGGCCAGCCCTGGCTGTTCGCGGCGGGCGACTGCGCGGTCATGGAGGGCCGCCGCCTCGACCGCAGCGGCGTGAACGCCGTGGCGCAGGGGCTGGTCCTGCGCGGCCACTTGGACCGGCTGGTGAACGCCTGGCAGGCGGGGAGGGACCCGGCGGGAGTGTCCCTGTCGCCCTTCCGCCCGTACCCGGTCGCCCCCTACCTCATCTCGACCGGCACCCCCGAGGGGATGCTCGCGCTCGGCCCGCGCGTGGGGCTGCGCGGGCGCCCGCTGCTGTGGTGCAAGCACCTTGCCGACCGCGTCTGGGTCGGGCGTTACCGCTTCCCGGCCTGA